Proteins encoded by one window of Dreissena polymorpha isolate Duluth1 chromosome 11, UMN_Dpol_1.0, whole genome shotgun sequence:
- the LOC127851359 gene encoding uncharacterized protein LOC127851359, whose translation MGAGSSNNIKTIKIDQHDSDSTKNDDGFGIQKSILEHSQSPTASVQTASVERPDSGKYSARLSNRGDIDSLTRQLCESESVRLDLEDRIQALEEQLAEARAENIAQEERPCDETLHAKDQFIAKLEKEKTEIQTECQKMKVRHRKKLKQLNTQMAEYKQEVNFQMMELQEEIEKLKQKNSEKLPKNEKAPAYASIGDGKSKSGVDSMASSESKAGGDKMKLILELSEQVADQQDKIAALESTVRARDTTIDELRKKMKNNSDYLKAINSARDSPQLEQTGGNRNKNNNSGKRLSKHSSFTSTQSKSQHVSDAAKIDALFSYGEEESDEDGGSLNKLSSLLKGVKSSAKKPNSSLDLPHDTLDSDRHASIGGSTPGDEQDASNGRDSGLGSAGKRDEQLLNGKRITALSDWRDHVPSFESGSGLSDSDMEPLYHSAGKISSAPAKMRNIEGKKLKKKSNSLRNRSKAIGEVADKPPRPSMAFMKPVHEEDFGLPSVGRSPVSKQISPIEVS comes from the exons ATGGGAGCAGGATCGAGTAACAACATAAAGACTATTAAAATTGACCAACATGATTCAGATTCCACCAA gAATGACGATGGGTTTGGAATACAGAAATCTATTCTGGAACACAGTCAG AGCCCTACAGCTAGTGTGCAGACTGCTTCTGTGGAACGACCCGATTCAGGGAAGTACAGTGCTAGACTCAGTAACAGAGGCGACATAGACTCGCTGACCAGGCAGCTGTGCGAGAGTGAGAGTGTGAGGCTCGATCTGGAGGACAGAATACAAGCCCTTGAGGAACAGCTGGCCGAGGCAAGGGCTGAGAATATTGCTCAAGAGGAACGGCCCTGTGATGAGACACTGCATGCCAAAGATCAGTTCATTGCCAAACTGGAGAAAGAAAAAACTGAGATACAGACTGAGTGTCAGAAAATG AAAGTGCGTCATCGGAAGAAACTTAAGCAGCTGAACACTCAAATGGCTGAATATAAGCAGGAGGTTAATTTCCAGATGATGGAACTTCAAGAAGAAATAGAAAAGCTAAAACAGAAAAACTCAG AAAAATTGCCAAAAAATGAGAAAGCACCAGCATATGCAAGCATTGGTGATGGTAAATCAAAGTCTGGTGTTGATTCGATGGCAAGCAGTGAGTCAAAGGCAGGCGGAGACAAGATGAAGCTGATACTAGAACTGTCAGAGCAAGTGGCGGACCAGCAAGACAAGATAGCAGCCCTGGAGAGTACTGTCAGGGCCAGGGACACCACCATAGACGAGCTCAGGAAGAAAATGAAGAATAACTCGGACTACTTGAAGGCAATCAATAGTGCCAGAGACTCACCGCAACTGGAACAGACTGGTGggaatagaaataaaaataacaacagtggtAAGCGGCTGTCGAAGCATTCCAGTTTCACTAGCACTCAAAGCAAATCACAGCATGTTTCTGATGCCGCAAAGATTGATGCTCTTTTCTCGTATGGAGAGGAGGAGAGTGATGAAGATGGTGGGAGTTTGAATAAACTGTCATCGCTGCTGAAAGGGGTGAAGTCATCTGCTAAGAAGCCCAACTCCAGTTTAGATTTGCCCCATGACACGCTGGACAGCGACAGGCATGCTTCCATTGGTGGCTCTACGCCAGGAGATGAACAAGACGCAAGCAATGGCAGGGACTCTGGGCTTGGGTCAGCTGGGAAGCGAGATGAACAACTGTTGAATGGAAAGCGGATCACGGCTCTATCGGACTGGAGGGATCATGTTCCCTCGTTTGAATCTGGTTCTGGTCTGTCAGACTCTGATATGGAGCCTCTATACCATTCAGCAGGCAAAATATCCAGTGCTCCAGCGAAAATGCGTAATATTGAGGggaaaaaattgaaaaagaaatccAACAGTTTGCGGAATAGATCAAAGGCAATTGGTGAGGTGGCAGATAAACCTCCTCGTCCAAGTATGGCTTTCATGAAACCAGTCCACGAGGAAGACTTTGGTTTACCTTCGGTAGGAAGATCTCCTGTTTCAAAACAAATCAGCCCCATTGAAGTATCATAG